The following coding sequences lie in one Candidatus Komeilibacteria bacterium CG_4_10_14_0_2_um_filter_37_10 genomic window:
- a CDS encoding tRNA uridine(34) 5-carboxymethylaminomethyl modification radical SAM/GNAT enzyme Elp3, which produces MDNNLIIKLLKKLSSNSAHNQEQFLRDKKIICNQLHITPPSNATLLSVYRQLVENGQLRVSANINKWLITRPVRSLSGVAVISVLSKPYACPGKCLYCPSEPKMPKSYLSNEPAVMRAISNSFDPYRQVQARLLALYLNGHPTDKMELIVLGGTWSAYPWSYRQWFIKRCFDAANTFQNKNKAARTLGQAQKTNETTDKRIIGLILETRPDHINELEIKRLRQLGCTRIQLGVQALDNHILKINQRGHTVQSVIQATRLLKETSFKIDYHFMPNLAGSTPKKDLIMFKKLFTDKNFRPDHLKIYPTVVNKYAELYRWWQKGKWHPYSDQQLINLLVKMKSIVPYYVRINRLVRDIPGASIQAGNKITNLRQYLTVAMAKKNLSCHCIRCREVKGQQIKPRQIKLYIEQYEASGGQEYFISLENKTRDQLYAFCRLRFNDQQKNILPELTDCALIRELHTYGQLISLQTKKGETQHIGLGKRLMLAAEKIAQQKHFTKIAVIAGIGVRQYYQKLGYHLQGTYLIKNLK; this is translated from the coding sequence ATGGATAATAATCTGATTATTAAATTATTGAAAAAACTTAGTAGCAACTCCGCTCATAATCAAGAGCAGTTTTTGCGTGATAAAAAAATAATTTGTAACCAATTACACATCACTCCTCCTTCTAATGCTACACTGCTGTCTGTCTATCGTCAATTAGTAGAAAATGGGCAACTGCGAGTGAGTGCTAATATTAATAAATGGCTAATTACCCGACCCGTCCGCTCCCTTTCGGGAGTAGCGGTTATTTCCGTGTTAAGCAAACCCTATGCTTGTCCAGGAAAATGTCTTTACTGCCCATCAGAACCAAAAATGCCTAAAAGTTATCTATCCAACGAACCGGCGGTGATGCGCGCTATTAGTAATTCTTTTGATCCTTATCGCCAGGTACAAGCTCGCCTGCTGGCTCTCTATCTCAATGGACATCCTACTGACAAGATGGAATTAATCGTCTTGGGTGGTACTTGGTCGGCTTATCCTTGGTCTTATCGTCAATGGTTTATTAAAAGATGTTTTGATGCCGCTAATACCTTTCAAAATAAAAATAAAGCCGCCCGGACCCTGGGCCAAGCTCAGAAAACTAACGAGACGACTGATAAAAGAATTATTGGTTTAATTTTAGAAACCCGGCCGGATCATATTAATGAATTAGAAATAAAAAGACTAAGACAACTAGGCTGTACTAGGATTCAGCTAGGGGTCCAGGCACTAGATAATCATATTTTGAAAATTAATCAGCGCGGACACACTGTACAAAGTGTTATCCAAGCCACTAGGCTATTAAAAGAGACCAGTTTTAAAATTGATTATCACTTCATGCCCAATCTCGCTGGCTCCACCCCCAAAAAAGATTTAATCATGTTTAAAAAATTATTTACTGATAAAAACTTTCGACCAGATCATCTAAAAATTTACCCGACGGTAGTTAATAAATACGCCGAGCTTTATCGCTGGTGGCAAAAAGGTAAATGGCATCCATACTCCGATCAACAGTTAATTAACCTACTAGTAAAGATGAAAAGTATTGTGCCATACTATGTCCGTATTAATCGTTTGGTGCGTGATATCCCCGGTGCCAGCATTCAGGCTGGTAACAAAATCACCAATCTCAGACAATACTTAACGGTAGCGATGGCGAAAAAGAATCTATCCTGTCACTGTATTCGTTGTCGTGAAGTTAAGGGCCAACAAATTAAACCACGACAAATTAAATTATATATTGAGCAATATGAGGCCAGTGGCGGTCAAGAATACTTTATTAGCTTAGAAAACAAAACCCGGGATCAACTTTATGCTTTTTGCCGTTTACGCTTCAATGATCAACAAAAGAATATCCTGCCAGAATTGACTGATTGTGCACTAATTCGCGAATTACATACTTACGGTCAGCTCATATCTTTACAAACTAAAAAAGGAGAAACTCAACACATTGGCCTGGGTAAAAGACTGATGCTGGCAGCAGAAAAGATTGCCCAGCAAAAACATTTTACTAAAATAGCAGTCATTGCTGGCATTGGTGTACGTCAATATTATCAAAAACTTGGTTATCATTTACAAGGAACTTATTTAATTAAGAATTTAAAATGA